In Nicotiana tabacum cultivar K326 chromosome 17, ASM71507v2, whole genome shotgun sequence, one DNA window encodes the following:
- the LOC107810385 gene encoding AAA-ATPase At2g18193-like → MYDVSKMQNTASTLFSAYASLAASMMLVRTMANDLIPKSLLTYIQSAISYLFTPLSSQLTIIVDEQCGMTRNQVYEAAEIYLRTKIGPNADRVRAHKTPKQKNINVSIEKDEEISDVYGVVQLKWKLVSVEPQDRSYTPEKRFFELSFNKKFKESVLNEYLPFVLTKAKEIQDNDRAVKLYTRDCPCGNDDDGYGYGGGGGGVWGSINLDHPATFDTLAMEPDMKKMIIEDLDRFVKRRDFYKKVGKAWKRGYLLYGPPGTGKSSLIAAMANYLKFDIYDLELTSLYSNSELRRILISTSNRSIIVIEDIDCSVEMHDRNLGHQPADTKLTLSGLLNFIDGLWSNCGDERIIVFTTNRKEKLDPALLRPGRMDMHIHMSYCTNQSFKILAFNYLGVRDHRLFEEIEGLIKNVEVTPAEIAEELMRSEDADVALEGVVNLLKRKANEANRIKDEKSPSTPEGDENDEIEEEKVDEGEIQEAKRLRTEMLVHTLRNQRRGRMRIGRPNRGRRGRW, encoded by the exons ATGTACGACGTCTCAAAAATGCAGAACACGGCATCAACCTTATTCTCGGCGTACGCTTCTCTAGCGGCGTCAATGATGCTTGTTCGCACCATGGCTAACGATCTCATCCCTAAATCCCTCCTCACTTACATCCAATCAGCTATCAGTTATCTCTTCACTCCACTTTCTAGCCAGCTCACTATCATCGTTGACGAACAGTGTGGTATGACCAGAAACCAAGTGTATGAAGCCGCCGAAATTTACCTCCGTACAAAGATCGGCCCAAACGCTGACCGAGTCCGGGCTCACAAAACTCCTAAACAGAAAAACATCAACGTTAGCATAGAGAAGGATGAAGAGATCAGTGATGTATACGGCGTCGTACAGTTGAAATGGAAATTGGTTTCTGTTGAGCCCCAGGACCGAAGTTATACCCCAGAAAAAAGATTCTTTGAGCTCAGTTTTAATAAGAAGTTTAAAGAAAGTGTGTTGAATGAGTATTTACCTTTTGTGTTGACCAAGGCTAAGGAGATTCAAGATAATGATAGGGCTGTGAAATTGTACACAAGGGATTGTCCTTGTGGTAATGATGACGATGGGTATGGTTATgggggtggtggtggtggggttTGGGGTTCTATTAATTTGGACCATCCTGCAACTTTTGATACTTTGGCTATGGAACCTGATATGAAGAAGATGATAATTGAGGATCTTGATAGATTTGTGAAAAGGAGAGATTTTTATAAGAAAGTTGGTAAGGCTTGGAAAAGAGGGTATCTTTTATATGGACCTCCAGGAACTGGGAAATCTAGCTTGATTGCTGCCATGGCCAATTACTTGAAGTTTGATATTTATGATTTGGAACTTACCAGTCTGTATTCTAACTCGGAATTAAGAAGGATTTTGATATCCACCTCGAACCGATCTATTATTGTGATTGAAGATATTGATTGTAGCGTGGAAATGCACGATCGAAACCTTGGGCATCAACCCGCCGACACTAAG TTAACGTTATCTGGTTTGTTGAACTTCATTGATGGATTGTGGTCCAATTGTGGGGACGAAAGAATTATTGTATTCACAACCAACCGTAAGGAGAAATTAGATCCAGCACTATTGAGACCTGGTCGAATGGATATGCATATTCATATGTCCTATTGTACTAATCAGAGTTTCAAGATTCTGGCTTTTAACTACCTAGGCGTTCGTGACCATAGACTATTCGAGGAAATTGAAGGCCTAATCAAGAATGTAGAGGTAACCCCTGCAGAAATTGCAGAGGAACTAATGAGAAGTGAGGATGCTGATGTTGCTCTTGAGGGAGTGGTTAATTTGCTCAAGCGAAAAGCCAATGAAGCCAATCGAATCAAGGACGAGAAGAGTCCGAGCACCCCTGAAGGCGATGAGAACGACGAGATTGAGGAAGAAAAGGTTGATGAAGGTGAAATTCAAGAAGCTAAAAGATTGAGAACTGAAATGTTGGTACATACTTTGAGAAACCAAAGGAGAGGAAGAATGAGAATTGGAAGACCGAACAGAGGAAGAAGAGGGCgttggtga